Within Eublepharis macularius isolate TG4126 chromosome 19, MPM_Emac_v1.0, whole genome shotgun sequence, the genomic segment ggaaaaccaggagagtgggagctttcctgacctcctcaggcaggccattccagagaAAACGAGTGtacaggtagctgttgatttcacctaaCTACAGGGtaatacctgcagaaggcctgttcagatgaatgaagctgccttgGCAGAACAGAGCAGGAGGGGGTGGTCTTGCAAATAGGAGGGGCCTAGGCCACGCAGGCTTGAACTgggcccggtaactgatgggcatcagaatgggagtgatgcgcatgctctgtctagctccttggcaccagctggagtttctgagctgactttgaggggagacctatacaGAGCGAATtagagtagtctagtctcaatgttaccatggcataaaTCCAGGcggccagatcagccgtgtcgAGCTAAGGGGCCTTCTTCCAGGCTAGTCCAATGTTCCTCTACAGTTACAAGGAACTACAAGCCAATCATGTACTGAATATCCAGCTTGCTGTATCCTCAACACCATTCCAAACGCTTTAGATTCCCTGCACCCAAATCCATGTGTTTTATCTTCCCATTTCCCAAACTCTCTCTAAATGTGGATAAGGGAGCTAATGTCCTCTCTATCCCCGAGGGGGTTAAGGATGGGCCTCCTGCTTCTGGAAATCTCTTTCCCTCCCAACACTCCCCCCACTTCAAACATTACAAATCTCCACCCCACTATTGCCCAATTCGCACAAAGAATCGTAAGCTGATCAGTAAAAGACGTGCCTCGTACCTTGTACGCCATCTGCTGCCTCTCAGTCTGGAAAGACTGTACAAACGCAAACATTTTCTCCCACTCCTGGAAGTAGCTGTGGCCAAAGCCCAGAGTCTTCCAGGCATTGTAGGGCAGGAGAAGCATTGATTCCAGTACGCTGCTCAGTGATGGGAATATACTGAGCCAGTCCAGCGTGGCTCCGATAGTACTGGCTACATAGTTGGCCGTGGCAGCTGTGTTGCAGAAGGCAGAGTAGGCCAACGGTCCCGAGAACGCCAAGTAGGCCAAGCCCAGTCGGTACAGCCGGGCACTAAGATTCTCGCCGGTTCCCCGGCGGGATTTGTAACGCCGATGCCGCTGGGCTAACACACTCGTGGTGAGACTGATGGGCAAGATGGCCACAGAGCGACCGTAGAAGATGGGTGCGGTGGCGAAGGCAGCTGTCAACGTGCCCTGCAGGTCCGAGGACTGCTCGCCCACTTCAGACACCAAGTGAACTCCCAGGCCCACGGCCAGAGGCAGCAGCACCAAGTAGAAACCGTGCAGGGCTGAGAGACTAACGAGGGCCACCAGTCCAAAGTAGATGCCCACGAAGACCTGGCCCAGGAAGCGAACGGGGCTCAAAGGCGGGGGCTCCTCTCTGTGAGCTTCCGGGGTGCTGTTGGCCTGTGCCACCCAGCCAGGCAGCAGCCACAGCTCCCAGAGCCACCCTACTCCAAAGCCCCCCAAAGTCAGCATCCACAACAGGGCGTGGTTATCCCGGCCCAGGTAGAGATGGTGGAGCCCCGCTGGACCCCCCAGAGCCCAGAGAGCGATAGCCACCAGAAGCCTCTTGGCCATAATAGGGTGGAAATTCCTTCACCATACGCAGGATATTCTGCCGCGACGTTGTCCAGTGGGTTGCCAAAGATCCTGAAAGGAGAAGAGAGCAAATGGTAGGAGTCTCAGATACATACACCCTATCCATGCAGAATTTAAGTTGCAGTGCCAGATCTGTAGCTATGCGTCCTGCCACCAACATCCACCTATGCGACCTGCAACCACTAGCCATTTCCTGACACCGAAGCTCCCGATGGTCGTCTAATTATCCTGGCGTTAGTTCTCTCTTGGGGATGGTTTCTTCTGTCTCTCTCCTG encodes:
- the DNAJC22 gene encoding dnaJ homolog subfamily C member 22, producing the protein MAKRLLVAIALWALGGPAGLHHLYLGRDNHALLWMLTLGGFGVGWLWELWLLPGWVAQANSTPEAHREEPPPLSPVRFLGQVFVGIYFGLVALVSLSALHGFYLVLLPLAVGLGVHLVSEVGEQSSDLQGTLTAAFATAPIFYGRSVAILPISLTTSVLAQRHRRYKSRRGTGENLSARLYRLGLAYLAFSGPLAYSAFCNTAATANYVASTIGATLDWLSIFPSLSSVLESMLLLPYNAWKTLGFGHSYFQEWEKMFAFVQSFQTERQQMAYKILGLQSDATLDEINKSYRELVKRWHPDHNRHRAAEAERHFIELQAAYELLTQMRKQKPA